The DNA window TTTTTAAAGTATAAACCCGAAAACCCATAAAGAGCGCGAGTGCATCGTGATTTCCCTCTGTTCGGTCATATCTTTTTAAAGGTAGGCCTCGGTACATCAAACCGAATGCTGTGTTCTGGTATTGTAAATAGCCTCCAAAATCGAGTTGATCAAATCTTCCCTGGCTCTTGTAATGAAAAACCGGCACCATTTTTACCTGCTGCTGATTCTTCCACATTCTTCTGGTTAGCGGAATTTCCAATCCACCGTGAATACTAAAATAAGGCGGCACAGTACTGGGCTCTTCTCCGTAGAGCGACTGATCGGGTTCATTCAGGTTTCTTCCTGTTATTCCAACCCAGAACTTTTTTGAGTAAAGTAATGCGCCTGTGCTAAATGAGAAATAATTGATCCCATTATTTATGGCATCGTCGCTGGTACTTGAAAAAATCTTTCCCCTTGAGTCCAGCTGATCGCCGAAGGTCAGCTTGGAAAAATCAAAATTCAATGAGTGCAAAGAAAGTTGTGAACCTACCCTAATTCCCCATTTTCTGGATAAATTCAATTTGTAAGCATAGGCAAAACCCAATTCATTATTGGAAAGACCTGCTGTACCCGCCTTATCTGTTGAAAAAATAAATGCAGCGCCGCTATTTACGTGCGACAAATTCTTGTCCAATGTAAATGCCGTCGAAACATAATTAGCGGGAATTCCCGGCCATTGATTTCTATAGGTACTTTGAAATCTAAAATCTTCGGTGGCCCCGGCAAAAGCCGGATTTAGACTTACAGTTGATGAAAAGAATTGGGTGAATTGAGGATCCTGTGCCTTAATCTCAAACACTAAAAACAAGCCTATAATTCCTATTGCAATTTTCGCTTTCATCATTTTACC is part of the Hyphobacterium sp. CCMP332 genome and encodes:
- a CDS encoding type IX secretion system membrane protein PorP/SprF, with the translated sequence MMKAKIAIGIIGLFLVFEIKAQDPQFTQFFSSTVSLNPAFAGATEDFRFQSTYRNQWPGIPANYVSTAFTLDKNLSHVNSGAAFIFSTDKAGTAGLSNNELGFAYAYKLNLSRKWGIRVGSQLSLHSLNFDFSKLTFGDQLDSRGKIFSSTSDDAINNGINYFSFSTGALLYSKKFWVGITGRNLNEPDQSLYGEEPSTVPPYFSIHGGLEIPLTRRMWKNQQQVKMVPVFHYKSQGRFDQLDFGGYLQYQNTAFGLMYRGLPLKRYDRTEGNHDALALFMGFRVYTLKIGYSYDLTVSKLRAGTGGAHELSLVYEFQFPPGKSRVKPKKKTLSCPDFLK